The genome window GGGCAAAGAGGAGACAGGTGAAGCTCCGCTGTTCAATCCCAGTTATGATAACTATGACATTATCAAGAGAAACAAAACTAACTAATGTGTCTTGGTTTCTACAGGCTGTGAGAACGACTGTCAGATTGATGGAATAACCAAACTGGCTCCAGTAGTGGCTTTTTACGCAGGAAAGCCAGACATGCTGGAGAAGGTTGAGCAGGCTGTCCGTGTCACCCAGAACAACGATGCATGTGTGGCAGAGACTCTGGCAGCTGCAAGGTCAGTACATCAGACCACTCAAACTTTAGTATTTCCACTTACTGTTACTGATGACAGTACCACTGAATCTGAGAGTTGAACTATTAAATGAGAAGAAAATCATGATTCTTTTAATTGCAAGGCACACCGGCTGTTTTAATACTGACAGTTTTGGTTAGTTTTCATTAATTTTGTAGCATCCTCTCCATCTCCACTCACTTCCTGTcacctctctactgtctgctaCCAGAATGAAGTTACAAATGcagaaatacttaaaaaatgtatgaagtgaaatataatatatataaataagggATCTGCTTACACAGAGATGGGTtagattaattaatttattcattaaactTTTTGTAGAGAAAGAAACCCAGCATGAATTCTATTTGGGTGCCAAACtgagattaaattaaaataatagatTGTACATGGAATTATTTCTCCCAGGTTCCTGGAGCATTTCATCCTGAATGGTTCTGATCCAAAAGCCTTGGACACAGTGCTCCATCAGCTTAATGACCCGAACAGAAAGCAGCCACAGGATCTGGACAAAGCGGTCATTGGTATGTGAAGCCTGCAGCATTGTTGCTTCACTACAGCAAAGTCACGAGGTTGAATCATGGGATTAAAGGGTCTATTTAGTCTTCCTCTTTTTGTGCCAGAAATGGTTTCTAATTAAGAGTTAAAGATACCAAATAGTTACTATGTTTGTAATAATTTGAGCAGAACTTTCAATGTGAggataaatgaacaaaaagatgTGTGTTTTATAAGACTTTTCATCTATATGTTTGACTGATCAGTGGATCAAATTCTTTTCTGATTTCAGGGCACATTCTTCAGGTGAAGGAGAATTTATCCAAGACTCCCAAAGAGCTAATCCCCACTGTGTTTCCAAACACATGAGGTATCTTTTCAAAACTCCCAGTAACCTCTATCTTCTCTGTGTCGCTCTTTTAGTAAGCAAAGAACAGTAACAGGTAGTTTTCAATGACTCAACAAATTATGTGACGTTAAGTTAAAATGCCGACGTGTCGTTCACTTCCGGTGTTTATGTTCTTTCAGGTTTGCCAGGTGCGTTCCAAGCAGCGCTGCACGGAGTCCTGACAGCCAAGCAGTACGAGCAGGCTGTCAGAGACACCATGAGCTGTGGGGGATGCACCTGTAGCAGAGGATCCTTCATCGGGGCCTGTCTTGGTGCTCAGGTACGACTGTCTGCCAATCCTTCATTCATTAAACACTTCTTCAGTAAGTCAGGAACTTCATGTAAATGGTGCTCTTTTGTTCAACCATGATAGCTCTCACTACTCATGATAGTGTATCTACCCAGCTGTCCATTTATTCTGAATAATCATTGTTTTGTATGTCTGATGattcataaaatgtttcattttaattccCCCAGATTGGATTTGAGGGAATTCCATCTTCCTGGGCATCCAAAACTCTGCGATATGACTCAGTGTTGGAGCACGCCAAGAAGATAACTAAACACCACCAGTAGTTATTCTTTCTCTGGCAGTTAATGAGTTTAACCATCTAAGGTGGTTCAGAACATCATGAACAACTGTTGAGCTTCGACAGAACAGTGAATGAAGGTTTTTGTCTAAACTGTTAGACGGCAGGAGCcagatgtttttgtctctgttaaAGTGAAACATGTTGGTTCAGATGTTctgtacatgtgttttttagcatttaagtaattctcaaaaaaaatccttttgtcTGATATTTAGATGAACTGAACTATGATGCACTG of Thunnus thynnus chromosome 12, fThuThy2.1, whole genome shotgun sequence contains these proteins:
- the LOC137193734 gene encoding crystallin J1A-like, which encodes MAAALANRAIGAIVGSAVADAAAQPLHWVYDLQKLQGILAQDPNPEFRTESANPFYRRQTGQQSCYGDQAYVLLESLSECGGLNVDDLKQRTLKFFGPGSEYDTPINDPYRERGGPRPQLPIEGPWRHGSLKNFLKNVDAGKEETGCENDCQIDGITKLAPVVAFYAGKPDMLEKVEQAVRVTQNNDACVAETLAAARFLEHFILNGSDPKALDTVLHQLNDPNRKQPQDLDKAVIGHILQVKENLSKTPKELIPTVFPNTUGLPGAFQAALHGVLTAKQYEQAVRDTMSCGGCTCSRGSFIGACLGAQIGFEGIPSSWASKTLRYDSVLEHAKKITKHHQ